The sequence below is a genomic window from Thioclava nitratireducens.
TCGACCAATGCGCGCCGTCCCTTCGTTAAACTCGCCGCGGCGGGCCTCGACGTGGAGGCGCTGGAGGCCGGTTTCGCGCAGGCCGAGGGCGGCACGCTTTACCTAGACGAGGTGGCCGACCTGCCGCGCCCGGCGCAATTCGCGCTGATCGAGCTCTTGGAGACCCGGCCTGCCACGCGCCTTATCGCGGGCACCTATCGCGACCTGCCAGGCGAGGCGCGGGCTGGGCGCTTCCACCCCGATCTCTACTGGCGGCTGGAGGCGTTGAAGGTGCGTATCCCCTCGCTGTCGGAACGCCCCGAGGACATTCCCGCGCTGTTTCGCCACTATGTCGCCACGGCCTGCGAACAGGCCAACCTGCGCGCGCCCGAAATCCCGGCCGAGATGACCGCACAGCTGATGGCCCGCGACTGGCCCGGCAATGCCCGCGCGCTTATGTCGGAGGCGATGCGCTTCGCGATGGGGCTGGAGGCGGGCGAGCCGCCGGCGGAGCTGGGCCTGTCCGAGCGGATGGCGGCGGTCGAGAAGTCGCTGCTGGCCGAGGCGCTGACCCGCGCGGGCGGCAACGCGACCGAGGCGGCGGCCGCGCTGAAGCTGCCGCGCAAGACCTTCTACGACAAGCTCGCACGCCATGGGCTGCGGCCCGACGATTACCGCGACTAGGGGCGGGCGAGGATTCGCACGAAGCCGCCTGTATCTGTGCGGGATTTCGCACACCTCTCGTCGACGCGGGGTTGGGGATTTCTCGTAAGGCTTTGACTTAGATTGGTTATTCGGCATTGTCACAAGAGCTTCACGAAACAGTTGATCGGATCTCTCGGCGCCTTTCTGCTTGCCCCGATGCCGGGGAGGACCGGCGTGACATGAATACCGGGAGGACATTATGAAGAAATTTACCGCCGCCGTTTCGGCGCTCGCCCTCATGGCTTCGGCCTCGGTCGCAATGGCCGATCCGACGGGCTGCGACGAAGGCGAAATGGTCATCAAGTTCAGCCACGTCACCAATACCGACAAGCACCCGAAAGGGATCGCGGCGGCGCTGTTCGCCAAGCGCGTGAACGAAGAGATGGACGGCAAGGCCTGCGTCGAAGTCTACCCGAACTCCACCCTCTACAACGATGATCAGGTGCTGGAAGCGATGCTGCAGGGCGACGTGCAGATGGCTGCGCCCTCGCTGTCGAAATTCGAGACCTTCACCAAGAAATACCGCATCTTCGATCTGCCCTTCATGTTCAAGAACATGGAAG
It includes:
- a CDS encoding sigma-54-dependent transcriptional regulator gives rise to the protein MMRRVLFVDDDRAVREALGQTLELAGLKPTLAGSYIEAKDHISTEFEGIVVTDIRMPGKDGFALLDLVQKADAELPVVLLTGEADVPMAVRAMAAGAFDFLEKPCAGKDLLAVVEKALETRARVMEARFSRAAGKRGDAAARMLVGDSPVAEGLREAARRAARSGAEVLITGAPGAGNSKLAEVIHLLSTNARRPFVKLAAAGLDVEALEAGFAQAEGGTLYLDEVADLPRPAQFALIELLETRPATRLIAGTYRDLPGEARAGRFHPDLYWRLEALKVRIPSLSERPEDIPALFRHYVATACEQANLRAPEIPAEMTAQLMARDWPGNARALMSEAMRFAMGLEAGEPPAELGLSERMAAVEKSLLAEALTRAGGNATEAAAALKLPRKTFYDKLARHGLRPDDYRD